The nucleotide window CAATCCCCGGAACCAGCGAAGACGGCGGGACGGATTGATTACGAAATCATCCCCTTCACCGCACCAACGGGCGCGGCTCAAAAGGCCGGTGTCGCCAAGGATAGCACCGCCGCCGCCCAGCTTGCCCAAGTCACCCAGGATGGCAGCGTCGCCACCCTGGTCCTGGAGCTCGCCCGTCACATGAATCCGGATGGGACGAAGCGCCTGGATATCCTCTCCGTGCCCGCCACCAACTGGCGGCCACGGGAGGAATGATGGCCAGGCCTATTTCTTCTCCAGTCCCCGTCGTCCGGCCTCCATCGCAAGCGCGACGTTGAAGTAGATCGTCCCCTCCTTTCCTCCCGGCATCTTGCACACCATCTTGTCGCACGGTCCATCCACCAGACTCTGACTGGAAAGCTCCGCGCCAAAATCGCGGAGGATGGCATACTCCTCCGCAACCGCGATCACCTTGAAGCCGGTCTTCGCGGTTTTCCCATCCCCGGAGGCAATGACCGACTGCATCAATCCCGTCGAGAAGTAGGAATGATACATGTAGCTCTTCAAATCTCCCAACCGGCGGGCGGCCGCCGCCCGCAGCATATGAGCCTCGGCATCCACAGGGCATCCTTCCAAC belongs to Luteolibacter ambystomatis and includes:
- a CDS encoding DUF4919 domain-containing protein, whose protein sequence is MKSCLLLPFLLVGALAAEPDAPAKPSASVEKVELPSADVSYFTKLRLDYAKRPDFAGDWTTDEKRDALFDAFKEGGYQRAFELSGKWLEGCPVDAEAHMLRAAAARRLGDLKSYMYHSYFSTGLMQSVIASGDGKTAKTGFKVIAVAEEYAILRDFGAELSSQSLVDGPCDKMVCKMPGGKEGTIYFNVALAMEAGRRGLEKK